A genomic segment from Vibrio chagasii encodes:
- a CDS encoding 3-phenylpropionate MFS transporter translates to MFKPSPYGWISQYFLGFFFAYGVYLPFWALWFEDQGVSAGDIGVLIGVGFATRCVANLLITPRIHKVEHLMPALRWLSFAALLFVGFHFFTGGSFVLMLLATVLFNLCCGPVIPLSDAMANHYSRLNMLDYGRTRLWGSVAFIAGSTVVGYLVAEFGTDMILYTALAGVLVSLLFAMRNPNVMPVTESEQVAERPKLGQLLRESSVVKFLALMALLQGSHAAYYSFSAIYWKEAGHSEAIIGYLWSLAVVAEVAVFALSKRLFAGLALRTLFVIAAIGVMARWGITASTTAIPVLILVQLLHGVTFAMAHIAAIQYIQSQESNKMVALQALYNAIPLGAFIALMTTLSGWGYELWGANIFWGMAAMGAIALFIKLDERSSVVEVNQPESEVHS, encoded by the coding sequence ATGTTTAAACCTTCCCCTTATGGCTGGATATCCCAGTATTTTCTCGGTTTCTTTTTTGCCTATGGCGTTTATCTGCCATTTTGGGCGTTATGGTTTGAAGACCAAGGTGTTTCTGCGGGGGACATTGGCGTATTGATTGGTGTGGGTTTTGCGACGCGTTGTGTGGCAAATTTATTAATCACACCTCGTATACACAAGGTTGAACACCTGATGCCAGCTCTGCGCTGGTTGAGTTTTGCGGCACTGCTATTTGTTGGCTTCCACTTTTTCACCGGCGGTAGCTTTGTACTGATGTTGTTGGCAACGGTACTTTTCAACCTTTGCTGTGGTCCTGTGATTCCACTTTCAGATGCAATGGCAAACCATTACAGCCGACTTAATATGCTTGATTACGGACGTACGCGTCTGTGGGGATCAGTGGCATTTATTGCGGGCTCTACCGTAGTTGGTTATCTGGTGGCTGAATTTGGCACAGATATGATTCTATATACTGCGCTGGCAGGTGTGTTGGTTTCTCTGTTGTTTGCGATGAGAAACCCGAACGTGATGCCGGTGACAGAATCAGAGCAGGTGGCTGAAAGACCTAAACTTGGTCAACTGTTACGTGAATCATCGGTAGTTAAGTTTCTTGCATTGATGGCATTGCTTCAAGGAAGCCACGCCGCGTATTACAGCTTTAGTGCGATTTACTGGAAAGAGGCGGGCCACTCTGAGGCGATCATCGGTTATCTGTGGAGCTTAGCCGTGGTTGCTGAAGTGGCAGTATTTGCTCTGAGCAAGCGACTGTTTGCTGGGTTAGCGTTGCGTACTCTGTTTGTGATTGCCGCGATTGGGGTCATGGCTCGTTGGGGTATTACTGCGTCAACGACTGCGATTCCAGTATTGATATTGGTTCAGTTGTTGCACGGGGTGACTTTCGCCATGGCACATATCGCGGCGATTCAGTACATTCAGTCTCAAGAGTCGAACAAAATGGTGGCACTGCAAGCTCTATACAATGCGATACCACTTGGCGCCTTTATCGCGTTAATGACGACCTTAAGTGGTTGGGGCTACGAATTGTGGGGGGCGAATATCTTCTGGGGAATGGCTGCGATGGGTGCAATTGCCCTGTTTATCAAGCTTGATGAAAGAAGCTCTGTGGTTGAAGTTAATCAACCTGAGTCAGAAGTTCATAGCTGA
- a CDS encoding DUF294 nucleotidyltransferase-like domain-containing protein yields the protein MLMPDKFNMQHPPFDSLSETEQLTLRSALDVVYYRAHEVILEADRPSRHLHILIKGAVEERSSSDGEIYAHYANDDIFDVRSQFEPHTKHQYIALEDTLSYLLPSDVFLELYHANGQFAAYFDSNLSTRKALIEAAQQQQNLAEFILTKVDDSIYHPPLILEPDQPINQVTQTLKEQGLDSALVHLEHDNPKAFGSSCSFPYGIVTRTNLLHAVMLDDRPLDTPVGEIATFPVLHVNHGDFLFNAMITMTRNRVKRLMVCDGLNAVGMVDMTQILSAFSTHSHVLTLRIARATSIEELAMASNKQRQLVESLLSNGIRTRFIMELISAVNEQIIEKAFELVIPPALHNHCCLIVLGSEGRGEQILKTDQDNALIIQDGLEWHQCQNAMNDLTHTLQQLGYPLCPGNVMVNNPKWVHSEQEWKQTLTSWVKKATPDTVMDIAIMADAHAVAGNRDLLLPVKQHLSDLMLGQELILTEFCRPALNFSVPLTLFGNVKQSKSGLDIKQGGIFPIVHGVRALSLEHGVTANSTFERIEQLVNKKVLEQSTADNLSEALKQFFKWRLAQRLSQQHSSNKIDVKLMERADRDLLRHSLHVVKKFKQWLGYHYQIRD from the coding sequence TTGCTTATGCCTGATAAATTTAATATGCAGCACCCGCCTTTCGATAGCTTGTCTGAAACTGAACAGTTAACGCTGCGCTCGGCTTTGGACGTGGTTTACTACCGAGCACACGAAGTGATATTGGAAGCAGACCGCCCGAGTCGACACCTGCATATTCTGATTAAAGGTGCTGTTGAAGAGCGTTCCAGCAGTGATGGAGAGATCTATGCGCACTATGCCAATGACGATATTTTCGATGTACGCAGCCAGTTCGAGCCTCATACAAAACATCAATATATCGCGCTGGAAGACACACTAAGTTACCTATTACCAAGCGACGTTTTTCTTGAGCTATACCACGCCAACGGCCAATTCGCCGCTTACTTTGATAGCAACCTCTCAACCCGAAAAGCATTGATTGAAGCCGCTCAGCAACAGCAGAATCTTGCCGAGTTCATACTGACCAAAGTCGATGATTCGATTTATCACCCACCACTGATACTTGAACCCGACCAACCTATCAATCAAGTGACTCAAACCCTTAAAGAACAAGGCTTAGACTCGGCCTTGGTTCATTTGGAACATGATAATCCAAAAGCTTTTGGATCATCATGTTCCTTTCCGTATGGAATCGTCACGCGGACCAATTTATTGCACGCGGTGATGCTCGATGATCGCCCACTCGATACACCTGTCGGCGAGATAGCAACCTTCCCTGTTTTGCATGTTAATCATGGTGACTTCTTGTTTAACGCCATGATTACCATGACAAGGAATCGTGTAAAAAGGCTGATGGTGTGTGATGGTCTCAATGCGGTCGGCATGGTAGATATGACGCAAATACTCAGTGCGTTTTCCACTCACTCGCATGTTCTTACGTTGCGTATTGCTCGAGCCACCAGCATTGAAGAATTGGCGATGGCTTCCAACAAGCAACGTCAACTGGTCGAAAGCCTGCTCAGTAATGGTATTCGCACACGTTTCATCATGGAGCTGATTTCTGCCGTCAATGAACAGATTATTGAAAAGGCATTTGAACTGGTGATTCCCCCTGCGCTACACAACCATTGTTGTCTCATCGTGCTAGGTTCAGAAGGTCGCGGAGAACAGATACTCAAAACCGATCAAGACAATGCGTTGATCATTCAAGACGGATTAGAGTGGCACCAATGCCAAAATGCGATGAATGATCTCACTCATACGTTGCAACAATTAGGTTATCCACTGTGTCCTGGCAACGTAATGGTCAACAACCCGAAGTGGGTTCATTCAGAACAAGAATGGAAACAAACTCTGACGAGTTGGGTAAAAAAAGCGACGCCAGATACGGTGATGGATATTGCCATTATGGCGGATGCACACGCAGTTGCAGGCAATAGAGATCTGCTACTCCCTGTTAAGCAGCACTTGAGTGATTTAATGCTAGGGCAAGAGCTAATTCTGACCGAATTCTGCCGCCCTGCATTGAACTTCTCAGTACCTCTCACTCTGTTTGGCAACGTGAAACAGTCCAAGTCAGGACTAGACATCAAACAAGGCGGTATTTTCCCAATTGTCCACGGTGTAAGAGCACTGAGCCTTGAACACGGCGTGACGGCCAATAGTACCTTCGAACGCATTGAACAACTGGTGAACAAGAAAGTGTTGGAGCAAAGCACCGCAGACAACCTCAGTGAAGCACTCAAACAATTCTTCAAATGGCGCTTAGCACAACGCCTGTCACAACAGCACAGCAGTAACAAAATAGACGTCAAACTGATGGAGAGAGCGGATAGAGATCTGCTTCGTCATAGCCTGCATGTGGTTAAGAAGTTCAAACAATGGCTTGGATACCACTATCAGATAAGAGATTAG
- a CDS encoding 3'-5' exonuclease: MNRLVRYYWHYKLKGSPYQPLFTAPVHQEYVSLDCETTSLDPNQAELVTIAATKIIGNRIITSKPFEVRLRAPQSLDYNSIKIHRIRHQDLKHGIEEKQALIELLNFIGNRPLVGYHIRYDKKILDRTCLKQLGFPLPNRLVEVSQLYQDKLERQLPNAYFDLSMDAICRQLDLPIPVNKHDALQDAISAALIFVRLKHGDLPRFNSSYT; this comes from the coding sequence ATGAATAGACTGGTTCGCTATTATTGGCATTACAAGCTCAAAGGCTCTCCCTACCAGCCTCTGTTTACTGCGCCTGTTCATCAAGAATATGTCTCACTCGATTGTGAAACCACCAGCCTCGACCCTAATCAGGCTGAACTAGTCACCATTGCCGCGACCAAGATCATCGGCAACCGCATCATCACCAGTAAGCCCTTCGAAGTGCGGCTACGAGCCCCTCAATCCCTCGACTACAATTCAATCAAAATTCACCGTATTCGCCACCAAGATTTAAAACACGGCATCGAAGAGAAGCAGGCTCTGATTGAATTACTTAACTTTATTGGTAATCGTCCTTTAGTCGGCTATCACATCCGCTATGACAAAAAAATTCTCGACCGCACCTGTTTAAAACAACTCGGATTCCCGCTGCCTAACCGCTTAGTCGAAGTGAGCCAGCTCTATCAAGATAAATTGGAAAGACAGCTGCCGAATGCTTATTTCGACCTCAGTATGGATGCGATTTGTCGCCAACTCGACTTACCGATTCCAGTCAATAAACATGATGCATTACAAGACGCTATCTCTGCTGCTCTGATCTTTGTTCGTCTGAAACATGGCGATCTACCCCGTTTCAACTCTTCATACACCTAA